The window TGCGTCACCCAGGATGCCAGCATGGCGCTACTCACCTCGCCGCGCTTGGCAGCTAACACGCAAACAGAACCGACAACTTGCCCCACTGCTTGTGCGGTACGGTCAATTTGGGAGTTACTAACCGGTTGCGAGGGAGTGCGGAATTTCTTGGACTTTTTCAACGACTGAGCAAAATCCGTTCCCGATTCTTTGCACTGTTGCAGGGTGAGATCATCGGGTTTGAACTTGACCCGAATCGTATCAAAGCCGAGGCGATAACCCGCATCTTGGAGTTTGCTTTCAATCTCATCAACCGCTTCCCCACTCCAGCCATAAGAACCAAACACACCCGCTAACTTGGTTTTGGCAGCAGTGGAGAGGACAGTCCCCAAGGCGGTTTGGACTTGGGTCGGCATGTGTCCCCCTAGAGTAGGAGAACCGATGATAAAGCCATCGCATTTTTGCACGGCGGCTTCAATTTCTGCCGGATCGGTGAATTCACAGTTAATGGTTTCTACACCGACACCTGCTTTGGTAATGCCTTTTGCGATCGCTTGCGCCAGCGTTGCCGTATTCCCGTAAGCGGATGCATAAATTAGCGCTACTGTCAAGTCTTGCTCTTTCTGCTGCTGGCTCCACGTCCGATAGTCGTGGGTGAGTCGGCTGAGGCTGTAGCGTACAATTGAGCCGTGACCAGGAGCATACATCTTGGCTGAGAAAGCCGCCAATTTATCAAGGGCGACTTCCACCTGCCGGGATTGAGAGGCGTGCAGGCAATCATAGTAAAAGCGTCGGTCTTCATCTAACGCTTTCCAGTTATCATCGAAAACTTCATCAGCGCAGACATGGCAACCAAAGAGTTTATCGGTAAACAGGATACGAGTAGCTGGGTCATAGGTGCAAAGTCCATCCGGCCAGCGTGGGGTGGGAACGGAGATAAATTGGAGTTGATGAGAGTTACCCAAGTATAAGGTGTCTTCCGCCCTGGGTAGCCAAATTTTTAATAAGTTCTGGTACTCTCTTAGGGCACTTTGCAATGCGATCGCACCCGGTTTAGAGCAAACAAATGTAACTTGTGGCGCTAACTCTAGCAACGCTTTGATCGTCACCATCCGGTTTGGGTTGACGTGACCCAAAATTACATAATCCAACTGCTGCAACTCTAAAGACTCTTGCATTTGGTGCAGGAAAGTCTCGGTAAACGACTCACCCGGCGGGTCGATAAGGGCAGTTTTATCGGCTTTAATGAGATAGGAATTGGCAGTGGTGCCGCGTTGTAGGGAGTATTCGACTTCAAATTTGAGTCTGTCCCAAGTGCGCGATCGCAAAATAGTAGTATCGGCAGCAGCGATCAAGGCGACTTGAACATCGCGAGGTTTAATATCCAGCATGGCTTTAATCCTCTAGTTGATAGTTTGTAACTGGTTAAATGATGGAGTTCGAGTACATTTTCCCAACCCTCAAGTCCACCGTTTCAATCTTGATGCCCCGAACCGTTCGTCCCGTTTGCAATAAGAGAAGTAAGGGGTTGAGAATTTAGATTAGTTGCCGTTTCAATGGCGTTAGATGAGTTATCTGTTGCTAGGAGATTATTCCTGATTGACAATCGTTTTTCAGGGTCAACTCCTTTAAAAGTTGGTGGAAGCCAAACTCGAACCACAAGCAAGGCTGCCATCACCAGCAAGAACGCACAGGCGGCTAAAATTTGAATCCAGGATGTTTCTAGAACTCCCCGCACGATAACTTCTCGGAGAACGGAAACAATGGATACTTCTACGGCTACTCCTATCGAAACTCGCTGCTCTTGTAAGTAAATGATCAGCAGTCGGAATAGCTCAACTAAAATCAACAAAAATAGGATATCTGAAGTAACACCTGGAAAATCAAGTGGAGGCAACAGCTCAAAAAACATCTCTCGTAGCTGGATTGCCATCAAGGCGAATAGAGCGATACACAGGGAAACTACAAATAAGTCTTGGATGGTTTCCAGTATGCGGACGATGCGATTCCGCTTCAACCATTCGTAGCCATTACTTGGCGGGTTCGTCAAAGCTTTCTGCATTTGGGATTCCTCTAACCTGTGTCACTGGAATCCAGTTTACATTCTCTCTGCTTATAAATTAAGTGGTTATTTATTAAATTTTCTAATCAAATTTATCAGCGTTAATGCGAGGGTTCTCATCCACTCTTTTGCAACTCACCGTGATGGACGATTAACTCGAATCAATGTACCTGGGTGCGATCGCTCTCTAAAATATTTCTATTCAGATTCATAGGTTATTCATCTCCGACATCCGCTACTTACATCTGTTGCTGACGCTTCTTAATCTCATCAATAGGTAATAACAAAGTCTCCTCAATTTCCTTTTTTACCTCATCACTAACCTTACAACCGCTATTGAGGCAATCTACTAGCAACTGATTAGCATCGTAATACCGCTGAAAGAGTTTATTGTCCTCTTCACTTAACTGCAAGTCATGACCAATATCGCAATGCTCAATCATTACATTTATTAATCTTTTAATCCAAGCACTACCGTTAGTTTGCCACCAATTCTTAAATAAATATTCATCTTCTAAATGATAAGGAAACTGGTCTTGTAGTTTTTTTAACGATCTCTGTAGTTCAGGATAAAAATTAAGGGAAGTATAAGGAGAGGGAAGATAGCCATGAGCAAGGTCATAGTCAAGGGAAAGCTCAGGAGAAAAAGCATAGTTGTAAGCAAGTTTATAGTCATGAGCGAGGGACTGATCAATCGTAAGGGCTAGATTATCATCAAAGAAACTAGCAAGGCTATCTTGGTGGCTAAGGTTAAGAGTAAACTGATGATTGAGAGAGCGAGCAAGAGCGAAATAGAAAGCTCGAAGTGCTGCTAGCTTGTAGCTAACATTAACTGAACTACATTTCTTACTTATCCATACCAATAAATTCTCAATCTTCTCATTCTCAGTTACAATTAAATCAACTTTCTGTTTCATACATAACAATAAATCATTGGCGTTTTTTCTCATCTCAATTACTATCAAAAATATTTGTCGCCAGTGTTTTTCGCTGATGTAGCCAACCAAACATTGCCAATCAGCGCGATCGCAAAACCATTTAGCTGTGAAATACTCTTGAAACGTCAGGTGAGAAAAGGAGTAAATTTCTGGTGCTCTTTCTATCAATAACCCATGCTGCACCTCAATTGACTTAAGGACAGCCCTGCTATCTCTTTGCAAGCTGTCTATTTGTGCATGAGGTAATGTAAGGAAGTAGTCAGCAATATATTTCTCAATTTCCTCTTGTTTAAAGAAGTAGCGGTTTTCCTCAAAAGCAACCTTAGCCACATGGGTTAGAAGCGATTTCCTGCCTTCTAAGTCCAGCTTCCCATAAACTTCATCGCGTTCAATGCCCCTTTCAGCGTCCCATTGTTCTAACAGGATATTTATCCCTCGTTGATAAAGTTCTGAGCGGTTTTTAGAGAACTCTCCTAGATTATTCTTAAAAATCAAGCAGGTAAGATTGAGTAAAATCGGCGTTACCGCTAAGTCACGGATGCGCTTATGTTCTGCTAAGCCTAACTTTTCAATAAATTCCTTCGCTCTAGTTTCTCCTGCTTGCTTGTTATTCTTGGCTTCCGCCACAAACCACTTGTTAGCAAATATCTCAATTTGCGGTTGTTCAAAATCTGCCACTATGACTTGTGTAAATTTTAAATCACTGAAGTTGTAGTCTAGGGCATTAGTCCGACAGGTGATAATTATCGAGTTCTTGCGATACTTGCAAAATTCACGAATACGTCTCAGAACTAACTTGCTAAAATCTTTTGGCACTTCATCCAAGCCATCGAGCAGTATCAATGCTCTCCCCTGAGTGATTATTGTTTCAGTTGCCTGTGGTTGCTCAACTCCCTCTGTATGAAATAGATGCTCGATGTAGTTTAGTAAGCTTAATTCTGAATGATTCCTGATTTCGTCAGTAAACTCACTCAGCCTGAGAAAAATTGGCACTCGGTTGGCTTGTAGCTCACCTTTGTTACATTGAGTTGCTACATAGTAAAGATATGTTGTTTTGCCCGAACCGGGTGCGCCCAAGCACATCACTTTGCACCCATCTGTAACTATCTCTAATCCTGGGACTCGTTCACCATGCACTTTGCCTAAGTAAAAGCTTTTAGGGTCATCAGCAATAGGGTCAAAACCTTGCATTCGCTCAGAGATATTAAGGGAGCGTAGCTTCGGAATGTCTTCCAGAATGTAGACATCAGTGTAGAGATCGTCAATTGGAACTTGCCGATTGAGCAACTGCATTTCGCCGCAGTCATATTGAATTTTGTCCCGGTAGAGCGATCGCACCTCCCGCACCAATTCATCAATATCAGAACCTTTGTCCTGCTTTCGTTTCTCTCGTTTGACTGTAATAAGGTCTCCCTCTTCCCAAGTCAAACCGAGGAATGAACCTATCCTGTCAGCAGTGGAACGTGTAATAGGTTCGCCCTTGAAAAACTTGGTACGCTGCTGACTGCTCAATTTACGGTTGCGTGACGTCACTATCTCCAGCAGTTTTGACTCCGCCCATCCCTCACGGGTGAGAACTTCCCTCGCTTTCCGAATCGCTTGTTCAGATGCTCGAACATCCATGTCCCGCTCTCAAACCTGATCGCACTCTAAATATTAAATATTTATTAAGAAAATTTTGAGTTCAGTTTTGGTATGAATTCAAACGAACTCAAATCACATTCTACTTACTCAACACTAAACTCAAATCAACTCAAATCACAACTCAAATCAGTTCAAATTATTGCTCCACAAGGGCTTCAGGCTTTGAGTGTCATGCTGTTGGAAGTTCACTAGGAGCAAAATTTCATGAAAACTCTCACACCAAAACAGCCAGCTTCAGAACAGAATGAAAAGCGGTTGCAACCGACTCAACCCAGTAACTCGAAACTTAAATCCAGAAAGACTCGCAAGTGGCTTAAATTCGTTGAATTTGGCGTCGTTGGCTGTGCCACCTGGCTAAACCCTAACGCCGGATTTCTCATTTTCCTCTTGAAACTCTGCTTTCAAATCTTGGAACTGCTTCAAGACGAGCGAGAGCGGTAGTAATTGGACTCACATCTTGGGTTTGACGCGCTCACCCACCAGGGGTTAAAACCCCTGGCTCATAGCTCAAGTCCTCGCTCAGAGGACTATACAGAGATTTCAGTCCACTTTAGTTGACTTTATATATTAGCCCGGAGTTTGAACTCCGGGCGGGTGAGTGCGTTTTACCGAGAATGTTGCAAAAAATGAATGGAGCGATCGCCTTTCTTCCCAGCCTAATTATTACTCCTGAGCGATCGCTTGCACCTCTTCTACAGATAACCCCAGCGCTTCGGCAACCTGCTCAACACTCAACCCCATTCCCAACAACCGAGGGATTGCATCTCGTCTCGCTTGCTCTGCTTGGTCAGCGCGTTGCCGTTCTTCCTCAGCGCGTTGCCGTTCTTCCTCAAACCGTTGGGCAATCTCCACATAAGTCAGAAAACACTCTCCGTCAGGGCGATAAAACTCCAAATTCTCCTGTGACCAAGTAAACCGAATTCCTAATCGAGGACTGAGCCAATCCGCCATCTGAGGAATGATATCTAACCCATCCTCAGTACGCAACCAACCTCGTAACCGATTCCTGTCCGGATCGTAAATATAGTACTCTTCCACGCCGTAGCGCTCGTAGAACAGCAACTTCCTCTCCATCTCATCCTGTGTATTGCTTGGAGAGAGGATTTCAAACACTACCTGCGGCGCAATGTCCCCCTCGTTCCATTGTTGGTAGGAGCCGCGATCGCTTTTAGGTCTACCAAACACTACCATCACATCTGGGGCGTTAACGATATTTGGTTTTCCCTCCACTGGATACCAAAACAAGTCTCCCGCAACAAACACATTTGGGTCATCAGCAAACAACCAGTCTAAGTTCTGCTGAATCACCACAATCCAGCGAAACTGCTTGGTATTATTTGCCATTGGCTTTCCGTCGCTATCAGGATAGATGACCTCTGAGTGAGCCGGTGATTGCAGTTGAGATACCATCTTCCTCAACCTCCGCAAGACTGTCAATACAATGCCTTCACGTTAGCACGATGGAGGAATATCCCAATTGTAGAGACGTGATATCTCGTGTCTCACCTCACGCCCAGAAGTCGGGTAACTTCTGTGAAACCCGACTTCTCAGCCCCCGCTAGTTTGAGGTTTAATTGTGCCTATCTGCTTAGTAATGATTCCCGATTTTACGATGGTGTACCGCCGTTAAAGCATCGGGTTTAGAAACGCGACCCACCGAAACAGTGGCGTAGATCGTCCAGTGGTCGCCACAATCCATGCGGCTTTTGACTTCGCACTCCATATAAGCAAGAGCATCTCCTAGGATGGGAGAACCATTAGTTGCTGGGTAAGTCTTCACACCTGCAAAGCGATCGCTACCGGGGGGGAAGCGCTTGAGGAAGTGCTTCATCAGTCCCTGGTAATTGCCTTCTTCGAGGACGTTGAGAACGAAGCGATCGCCTACATGCAACAATGACTCAATAGCGCGGTCTTTCGACACGGCAACGCTTATCCCCAAAGGTTTGAAGCTAGCTTGTGCCACCCAAGACGCAAACATGGCACTGCTGATATTGCCCTTCTTGGTCGTAAGAATGTACAGTCCGCTACTGAGTCTTCCCAAGGCTTTTTCTAAGTCGGAATCTAAGGCTTTGATTTGCTTGATCGTGCGATCGCGAGTCAACCACTGCCCCAAGTCTGTTCCTGCTTCTTCACACAAATGATAGGTTTCTTCGTGTGGTGCCTCCTTGACCAGAATCGGTGGAAAAGCAGGGTTCAAACCTAAATCTCGGAATTTGTTGACTAGTTGATAAGCCGATTCACTATCCTCAGCGCCAGACTCAAATACACCGAACGATTGCTTGGCATTGGTCGCGGCTAAGATAGTGCCGATCGCGGTTTGAGTTGTAGTTGCTGCGTCTCCTGTAGTCGGTGGGGTACCAATGACCAACCCAGAAGCAATGCTTACCAGTTCTTTCACCTCTTGAGGGTCAGCCGATCGCAAGTCCATCATTTCCACCGCCACACCTGACTTAGTAATGCCGTGAGCGATCGATTGAGAAAGACGATCGCTAAATCCGTAATCGGACAGGTAAAATACAGCAACCGTTGTTTCTGCCTTCGCTTGCTCCTGACTCCACTGACGGTAGCGACCTACCAGTTCGGGTACATTATGATGAAGTAATGGCCCATGACCCGTAGCAATAATTTCAATCTCCGGCAACTCTTTCATCCGCTTCAGCGCAGACAGCACCGAGCGAGCATTTGGCCCCATCAAACAATCGTAGTAATATTTGTAGTCCTCTTCAATTAGATCTAAATCTTCATCAAAGGTGTGGTCGTCGCAATAATGCATCCCAAACGCATCGCAGGTGTAGAGAGTCTGCGTTTTGGCATCAAAGGTGAAGATGGTATCGGGCCAGTGTAAATTGGGGGCAATGACGAATTCCAGAACGTGTTCGTTGCCCAAATCTAAGCGATCGCCATTTTTCACAATCCGCGACTGAAATGGCTGATGCAGCCAATCTTTAAGAAACTGGATGGCGACTTTTGAACCAACAACGGTAATTTGTGGGGCGAGTGCCAGAATATCTTTGACCAATCCACTGTGATCAGGTTCAGTATGGCTAACAATTAGGTAATTTAGTTGAGTTGGGTCAATCAGTCCCGCTAGGGTGTCGAGATACAGTTGGCGAAATTTTTCGTGAGAGGTGTCTACTAAAGCAGTTTGTTCGCCTTGAATCAAGAATGAGTTGTAGGTAGTGCCATTTTGTAAGCCGAATTCAATGTCAAAGCGATCGCGATCCCAGTCCAAAGAGCGAATTGCCGTTGTCCCAGGTGCAATTTCCACAGTCTGCATCGTCAGTCGGCGTTGAACTTTTTCAGCAACAGCTACCATCGGTCGCCTCCTCTTTTACAACTCAATTACTCTGTATTTACACTCATCAAGCTTAGCTATTGCTTTTGGTTTTTGGGTTAGAATTATCTTATGAGTAAATTCAGGATTTTATAGGGTTGGAAATGTTGCAGCGATTCTCCTAGCTCCTTCGGCGCTGCTTCGCCAACGGGAGTGCGAGGAAACCCCAATGAACCGCCCAAAAATTCTCCGTCCAGGAGAGAGTTATACCTTTGCTAAATACTTTGAGCTTGCCTACGATATTGGGGATATATTAGCGGATTTAGATTGTCGCTTTGATCGCACGTTGTTAAATCTTCCCAAAACAGATCAGGTAATTCCAGAACTCAAGGATGTGCGATCGATTACAAGGTACTACCCCAAGGAGCGATTGCCTCTACCACCACCAAACGCGATCGCGACTTAGCTCAGCCATCTTCATGATTACTACCTTCATAGCTAGGCACGATTGTCAATACAGCTAACGACCTTTTAAATCAATCTAACTTTAGGATGAGCTTTCGTAAAATTTCGACTACACCCCAGTCTTGATTCTCTGACTCGAAAAACTACTTATACTAATTTATTAGCTTTTAATCCAAATATCGTGGGCAATAACCTAACCACAGCGGCCCAAAGAAGTGTTGGATTTACTCCCCACTTGAGAAACCTGGTCATACAGAACCCAATTTAATTCCAGGCTGAGAGAAAAGAAATAGAGAGAATGATTCAGCAAGAGGAACTACAGAAACCAACCCAGTTTCAGGAGCAAGTCGAACGGGCAAGGTTCCGCCAGACCGATACTATTGATAATGTGGTCGATTGACGAGGGAGAAAAGTTTATGGCAAGGTACAGCAGTATAGTCATGAAGAATTCAAGAGAAGGAGAAGACATCTCAAGTGGATTCATCACCAATCAGGAAGAAACTTTAGAGCAAAGTTACGTAGATTTAGAATTAGAACAATATAGGTTCCGTCTGTATGTAGCCGGAAATTCACCAA of the Allocoleopsis franciscana PCC 7113 genome contains:
- a CDS encoding Uma2 family endonuclease; translated protein: MVSQLQSPAHSEVIYPDSDGKPMANNTKQFRWIVVIQQNLDWLFADDPNVFVAGDLFWYPVEGKPNIVNAPDVMVVFGRPKSDRGSYQQWNEGDIAPQVVFEILSPSNTQDEMERKLLFYERYGVEEYYIYDPDRNRLRGWLRTEDGLDIIPQMADWLSPRLGIRFTWSQENLEFYRPDGECFLTYVEIAQRFEEERQRAEEERQRADQAEQARRDAIPRLLGMGLSVEQVAEALGLSVEEVQAIAQE
- a CDS encoding diflavin flavoprotein, whose protein sequence is MLDIKPRDVQVALIAAADTTILRSRTWDRLKFEVEYSLQRGTTANSYLIKADKTALIDPPGESFTETFLHQMQESLELQQLDYVILGHVNPNRMVTIKALLELAPQVTFVCSKPGAIALQSALREYQNLLKIWLPRAEDTLYLGNSHQLQFISVPTPRWPDGLCTYDPATRILFTDKLFGCHVCADEVFDDNWKALDEDRRFYYDCLHASQSRQVEVALDKLAAFSAKMYAPGHGSIVRYSLSRLTHDYRTWSQQQKEQDLTVALIYASAYGNTATLAQAIAKGITKAGVGVETINCEFTDPAEIEAAVQKCDGFIIGSPTLGGHMPTQVQTALGTVLSTAAKTKLAGVFGSYGWSGEAVDEIESKLQDAGYRLGFDTIRVKFKPDDLTLQQCKESGTDFAQSLKKSKKFRTPSQPVSNSQIDRTAQAVGQVVGSVCVLAAKRGEVSSAMLASWVTQASFNPPGLTVAIAKDRAVESLTHTGDKFVLNILKEGMNVRRHFLKPFAPGEDRFAGLDTQDAENGCPIINDALAYLECTVKSRMDCGDHWLVYAVVDNGKVIQSTGMTAVHHRKSGSHY
- a CDS encoding diflavin flavoprotein; protein product: MVAVAEKVQRRLTMQTVEIAPGTTAIRSLDWDRDRFDIEFGLQNGTTYNSFLIQGEQTALVDTSHEKFRQLYLDTLAGLIDPTQLNYLIVSHTEPDHSGLVKDILALAPQITVVGSKVAIQFLKDWLHQPFQSRIVKNGDRLDLGNEHVLEFVIAPNLHWPDTIFTFDAKTQTLYTCDAFGMHYCDDHTFDEDLDLIEEDYKYYYDCLMGPNARSVLSALKRMKELPEIEIIATGHGPLLHHNVPELVGRYRQWSQEQAKAETTVAVFYLSDYGFSDRLSQSIAHGITKSGVAVEMMDLRSADPQEVKELVSIASGLVIGTPPTTGDAATTTQTAIGTILAATNAKQSFGVFESGAEDSESAYQLVNKFRDLGLNPAFPPILVKEAPHEETYHLCEEAGTDLGQWLTRDRTIKQIKALDSDLEKALGRLSSGLYILTTKKGNISSAMFASWVAQASFKPLGISVAVSKDRAIESLLHVGDRFVLNVLEEGNYQGLMKHFLKRFPPGSDRFAGVKTYPATNGSPILGDALAYMECEVKSRMDCGDHWTIYATVSVGRVSKPDALTAVHHRKIGNHY
- a CDS encoding NACHT domain-containing protein; this encodes MDVRASEQAIRKAREVLTREGWAESKLLEIVTSRNRKLSSQQRTKFFKGEPITRSTADRIGSFLGLTWEEGDLITVKREKRKQDKGSDIDELVREVRSLYRDKIQYDCGEMQLLNRQVPIDDLYTDVYILEDIPKLRSLNISERMQGFDPIADDPKSFYLGKVHGERVPGLEIVTDGCKVMCLGAPGSGKTTYLYYVATQCNKGELQANRVPIFLRLSEFTDEIRNHSELSLLNYIEHLFHTEGVEQPQATETIITQGRALILLDGLDEVPKDFSKLVLRRIREFCKYRKNSIIITCRTNALDYNFSDLKFTQVIVADFEQPQIEIFANKWFVAEAKNNKQAGETRAKEFIEKLGLAEHKRIRDLAVTPILLNLTCLIFKNNLGEFSKNRSELYQRGINILLEQWDAERGIERDEVYGKLDLEGRKSLLTHVAKVAFEENRYFFKQEEIEKYIADYFLTLPHAQIDSLQRDSRAVLKSIEVQHGLLIERAPEIYSFSHLTFQEYFTAKWFCDRADWQCLVGYISEKHWRQIFLIVIEMRKNANDLLLCMKQKVDLIVTENEKIENLLVWISKKCSSVNVSYKLAALRAFYFALARSLNHQFTLNLSHQDSLASFFDDNLALTIDQSLAHDYKLAYNYAFSPELSLDYDLAHGYLPSPYTSLNFYPELQRSLKKLQDQFPYHLEDEYLFKNWWQTNGSAWIKRLINVMIEHCDIGHDLQLSEEDNKLFQRYYDANQLLVDCLNSGCKVSDEVKKEIEETLLLPIDEIKKRQQQM
- a CDS encoding phosphate-starvation-inducible PsiE family protein, with the translated sequence MQKALTNPPSNGYEWLKRNRIVRILETIQDLFVVSLCIALFALMAIQLREMFFELLPPLDFPGVTSDILFLLILVELFRLLIIYLQEQRVSIGVAVEVSIVSVLREVIVRGVLETSWIQILAACAFLLVMAALLVVRVWLPPTFKGVDPEKRLSIRNNLLATDNSSNAIETATNLNSQPLTSLIANGTNGSGHQD